DNA from Leptospiraceae bacterium:
AGCTTGCTTGAAGGGGGGAGCTACTTTGTTTTTTACTACTTTTACTCTGACTCTACTTCCGTAAGCTTCCTCTCCTTTTTTGAGGGTTTCTAGTTTCCGAATATCTAACCTCACAGACGCATAAAACTTCAAAGCATTTCCACCCGTTGTGGTCTCAGGCGAACCAAACATCACTCCGATACGATTACGGATTTGGTTAACAAAAATCACAACAGCTTTTGATTTAGAGATGGTTCCAGTGAGTTTTCGCATTGCTTGGCTCATGAGCCGAGCTTGTAGTCCTATTTGAGTATCTCCCATGTTACCTTCTAATTCTGCCTTAGGAACCAATGCTGCCACACTATCGACAATGATCAAATCAATAGCATTTGAACGAACCAATGCTTCTGTGATTTCTAATGCTTCTTCTCCGTAATCCGGCTGTGCGACTAAGAGTTCATCAATATTGACACCAATTTTTTTCGCATAGTTAGGATCAAGAGCATGTTCTGCATCGACAAAAGCAGCCACCCCACCCATTTTTTGAGTTTCTGCAACCGCACTCAAACACAAAGTTGTCTTCCCTGAGGATTCGGGTCCAAAGATTTCGATGATCCTACCTCGTGGATATCCACCAACCCCCAAAGCAATATCCAAAGTCAACGCACCCGTGGGAATCACATCAATTTGTTGGGTAGCCGAACTACCCAATTTCATGATTGCTCCTTTTCCAAACTGTCTTTCGATCTGCTGGATAGCTCCTTCAACAGCTTTTTTCTTTTCAGCACTGATAGTGTATTCTCCCTCTTGGGATTGTAGAGTATCATTTTCAATCTTTTCTAATTTGACTTTTTTCTTTGCCATACACCACTCCTTAGTATCAATATATCCAACTATGGGACAATTTTTGAATTTTTTGCTGTTTTTTTATCATAGAGAAAAAAATCAAATACTAAACATATGAAAAGTGTTTTTTAAAAAATCGACAAATATAGGGAAATACCAAGAAAAAAAGTATTGCTCACACGAAAAAAAGCAATTCTACAATAGCTTTTGATTTTCACTTTACAGTTAAAAAACTACAGGCTTTCTTTTTTTATGAAGTTTTTTCTCTCTCCCTTTCAAAAAACAAAATCTGTTTTAGAAAAGTTCATCCAATACGAAGCAAGTAGTGGTTTGATTCTTTTGGTCATTACGATTGTTGCTTTGATTTTATCCAACTCTCCTTTTGGTGAAAATTATTTTTCTTTTTGGGAAAAGAAAATTTCTCTTCAAATCGATGATTTTGAACTCACAAAACCTCTGATTCTGTGGATCAATGATGGTTTGATGGCAATCTTTTTTTTCCTTGTAGGGTTAGAAATCAAAAGGGAGCTCTTGGTGGGTGAGCTTTCCTCTTTTCAGCAAGCCATCCTTCCTTTGGGAGCTGCTTTGGGTGGAATGATTCTCCCCGCCATTTTGTTTTTGACCTTCGAAAGAGAAGCCACTACTGGCTGGGCTATCCCCATGGCAACGGATATAGCTTTTTCTTTGGGAATCATCAAGCTTTTGGGGAGTCGGGTTCCTCATGCTTTGAAGGTTTTTCTAACAGCATTTGCTATCATAGACGACCTTGGGGCAGTTCTCATCATTGCTGTCTTCTATACTACCCATCTGAAAACTTCTTATCTGGTTCTTGCTTTTGTAATCATGATTGTTTTGGGATTGATGAATGTTTTTGAAGTTCGTAAAATCTCATTTTACATCTTATTGGGTATTTTTCTTTGGTATGGATTCTTGAAGAGTGGGATACATCCTACCATTGCCGCTGTTATTTTAGCTTTTTTTATTCCTGCAAAGCCTCGTGTGGAATTATCAAATTTCCAAGAAACTCTCAAAGAGACAAACAACGTATTTTCTGAATTTCCACACCACTACAAACGCATATTGCTAAACCCAAAGCAACAAGAAACCTTAGAAAACCTCGAAACATCAATAGAAAATATCCAATCACCCTTGCAACGACTTGAGCATATGCTTCATGGTTTTGTTGCTTTTTTTGTCATGCCCGTTTTTGCTTTTGCCAATGCAGGTGTTCCGATAGAAGCAAGCACAATAGGAGCTCTTTCCTTCACTCTGGGGTTTTCTCTTGTTTTCGGAAAAGCCATAGGACTTTCTTTGGGAACTTTTCTTTTCATGAAGTTGTTCAAAGCCAGTCTTCCTGAAGGGACAAAAAAAATTCATTTCCTTGGACTTGGGTTTTTAGGGGGTGTAGGTTTTACGATGGCTTTGTTCATCACAAATTTGTCTTACACAGAAGCTATCTTGTTGAATCAAGCTCGTATAGGAATCCTGATGGGCTCAGCTGTTAGTGGAATGATAGGATATACTATATTGTATTTTTCATCCCAACCATCAAAACATTCTTGATTTTTTAAATTACTCATTATAACTTTAAACGCAATGAACATACAAAAACTTTCTCAAGACTTGACCTTGATTTTTGGAGAAATCAGCGAACAATTCTTTTTTCAGCTCCGAGAAATCATTATTAACGCAATTGAATTTACTTATCAGCAAATCAAAGAATTGACCGACCATCCAACGTTACAAAACACCATCATTCATCATTCCAAACCCCAAATCCTAAATCAACTCAAAGAATTAGAATATATCTCGCAAGAAAGTCTATTTCGATTTTTATATTTGTATGCAGAACTCTTACGTTATGTTTTGAATTTGATTAAACCCATAGAAAAAAAGATTACTTTATCTTTGTATGAAAACATCCAACCTCAGGTTTTATTTTCTGAGCGATTTTTTTCTGATACCACGAAGGATCGAATCCTTTTGCTTGAAGATCAAAACGTGATCTCTCCTCAAGACATCTATCATTCTGTGAACTCGAAAAACAAGAATAAAATTTATTTTCTTCTGCCACCTCTTTTGAGTGATGCAGAAATTTTCGAACAAAGCATTGTCTCCCAAAAATCCATTGGGACCTTTCTGAGGGAAAATCAAGTCCATTTTGTGAAAGTTCAATTCCAACCGAAACTTTCCCTTTCTGAAAACGCAGAACAATTATATGAAATGATAAAACTGACTTTTTCTTTTTTTTCTTCTGAGAGAGAATCCCCCAAAATCTCGTTTTTGACCTTTAGCACAGGAAGTTGGATTTTGTATTACTTACTCTTGAAGTATAAAGAGTTTTTCAAACCCAAAATAGAAAACTGCTTTGTAATAAGTTCCCCCGATTTGGGTTTTAAGTTAGAACGAATCCTTCTTTGGGCAGGTTTGGGATTCGATTATGAATCTACCATCTCTTTGAAAATTTTAAGACTCCTCACCTCCAAAGAACTCAGCATTTTAAAAGATTTCCACGAAAACATAGTAAATACCCATAAAAAACAACTCAAAGAAATTTTGCCTCAATTTCCCATCACGAAAATTTATTCTATCATCCTCGAAGAAAATACCCTTTGGGCAAATTGGCTTGGTGATGGTATCATCGAAGAAAGCAGCTTGAGTTTTTTCGATGACTGTTTACCTGAAGACAAAATTTATACGATCACTGGAATTTCTCACTTGCAAATTCTATCGTCTTTCGAAATCAAAAATGTCTTAAAAGAAATTTTATGAGAACTTTTTCAACTATAGAAACATCTAATTTATTTAAATGAAGAAATTATTCATTTTTACTTTTATAACCATCACCACTTTGAAAGCCCATTCTTTTTATGAATACAAATACAAAATCTACTGGAAGGGAATTCTGGTAGGTTATTCTTCCTTGGGGATTTACGGCATGATTGATTGCGAAAAAGAACAATGTTATGTTCTAAAAGCTAAAGCCCACAACACAAAGGTTTTGCAATATATCTACCCAGTAAATAATTACGCCATATCTTATTGGAATCCTAAACGAAGAATCCCCATTTATAGCGAAAAGTCCTTAAACGAAGGAAGATACCATCGGGATCAAAAAACATATTTTTCTTTTAAAACTCAAGAAATCACGTGGTATCAAAGAGAATTTTCGGGAAACGTCAAAAACCGACAAAACGTATGGAAACACAAAGAGGGTGTGACAACTTTACTTCCAAACACTCAAGACATTTTATCAGCTATATTCTTTTTGCAACTTTCACCCCATCAACCTAAAAAAGAAATCACTTTCAGCATCCCTTTGTTTGATGACACAAAATTAGTGGAATTAAAAATCCATATTGTGGATCAAGTAGAAATAGAAACCCACATCAACAACGTCAAAGAAAAAAAACGTGCTTGGATTGTGATACCTTCCTTTGAAACCTCAGGCTTGTTCCAAAGTTCCGGGAAAATCACACTATGGATACATGCAAACCCTCCAAGAGAGATCCTAAAAATGCGGGTTCAAATTCCGTATGTGGGACATGTGACTACAGAACTTTATGAAATCAGGAAACTCGAATTTTGAAGAATTACCTCATCCATGAAGACAGGTTCGGTTTGAAGGCGAATCCCGGTTTTTTGATAAACCTGATTTTGGATTCCTTTCACAAATGCTTTGAGCTCTTTTACATTGGCATGATAATTTATGATTGCCAAAGCATGATGAGGAGAGATACCTAAGGTTTGATTTTGACTTTTGTATCCTTTAAAAAATCCACTATACTCAATCAACCACGCAGCTGGAACTTTGTAATAAGAATCCTCGATATAATGTGGGATTTCATAGGGGATTTTTGATTGTAAATCTTGGAATTCCTTTTTGCTCAAAAGAGGGTTAAGAAAAAAGGATCCTGCGGTATGGCGATCAGGACCTTGTTCATCCAAAATCATCCCTTTTTTTCGCCGTATCTCATAGATAGTCTTTCGTATTTGATAGGGGAAAAGGATTTCGTTTTTGAGATTAGAATCAAAAAAAGAATCAAAGAATTCTTTTTCTTTTTCTTTGGCAGAAATTTCTGTTTTAAATAATAAAGAATTTCGAAGTTCCTGATAATGCAAGGGAATTGGTTTTAAAACGTCCACCTCAAGTTCTAACTGGAACACAACAAAGCGCAGAGGAAATTTTTTAAAAATACTACTTCGATACCGAAAATCACAATCCTCACGTACAAACTTCTTTTTCTTTGGTTCATAATTTTCGATTTCGTAAGTAATTACAGATTTAACATAATTTTGGATTTCATCGCCGTAAGCTCCGACGTTCTGAATTGGAAGGGCACCAACTTTTCCCGGAATACCCGATAACAAAACAAACGAAGGTATTGAATGCATCAAACAAAAAAAGACGAAGTTATCCCAACGAATCCCAGAATCTACCCATATTTGAACAGACTTATGTTTTTCTTTCGCCAATTGAACCAACTTTAACAACTCAGGATAAAACTTGATGGGATAAAATTCTTGGTAGGGTTTTTCTTCATCAAAAGGGATTTCCAAAACTTTATCCTCTACTTGAAATTTTGCTTGATGATTTTTTAAATGTAGTATTCCGATTGGCAATACTTCATCTGAACCAATCGTATTTGTGCCCTCCCCCAAAACGAAAAAACCCAGTTTTTTTTCTTTCAG
Protein-coding regions in this window:
- the recA gene encoding recombinase RecA; the protein is MAKKKVKLEKIENDTLQSQEGEYTISAEKKKAVEGAIQQIERQFGKGAIMKLGSSATQQIDVIPTGALTLDIALGVGGYPRGRIIEIFGPESSGKTTLCLSAVAETQKMGGVAAFVDAEHALDPNYAKKIGVNIDELLVAQPDYGEEALEITEALVRSNAIDLIIVDSVAALVPKAELEGNMGDTQIGLQARLMSQAMRKLTGTISKSKAVVIFVNQIRNRIGVMFGSPETTTGGNALKFYASVRLDIRKLETLKKGEEAYGSRVRVKVVKNKVAPPFKQAEFDILFQKGIHQVGCIFDAALSYEIIERSGTWFSYGDLRLGQGKENCYQFLEEHPEIRKEIEQKIKEKLISENQVSPTPEVENNQNKDITYDPETGEIQDEFGT
- the nhaA gene encoding Na+/H+ antiporter NhaA, with amino-acid sequence MKFFLSPFQKTKSVLEKFIQYEASSGLILLVITIVALILSNSPFGENYFSFWEKKISLQIDDFELTKPLILWINDGLMAIFFFLVGLEIKRELLVGELSSFQQAILPLGAALGGMILPAILFLTFEREATTGWAIPMATDIAFSLGIIKLLGSRVPHALKVFLTAFAIIDDLGAVLIIAVFYTTHLKTSYLVLAFVIMIVLGLMNVFEVRKISFYILLGIFLWYGFLKSGIHPTIAAVILAFFIPAKPRVELSNFQETLKETNNVFSEFPHHYKRILLNPKQQETLENLETSIENIQSPLQRLEHMLHGFVAFFVMPVFAFANAGVPIEASTIGALSFTLGFSLVFGKAIGLSLGTFLFMKLFKASLPEGTKKIHFLGLGFLGGVGFTMALFITNLSYTEAILLNQARIGILMGSAVSGMIGYTILYFSSQPSKHS
- a CDS encoding DUF3108 domain-containing protein, whose protein sequence is MKKLFIFTFITITTLKAHSFYEYKYKIYWKGILVGYSSLGIYGMIDCEKEQCYVLKAKAHNTKVLQYIYPVNNYAISYWNPKRRIPIYSEKSLNEGRYHRDQKTYFSFKTQEITWYQREFSGNVKNRQNVWKHKEGVTTLLPNTQDILSAIFFLQLSPHQPKKEITFSIPLFDDTKLVELKIHIVDQVEIETHINNVKEKKRAWIVIPSFETSGLFQSSGKITLWIHANPPREILKMRVQIPYVGHVTTELYEIRKLEF